A window of [Clostridium] innocuum genomic DNA:
TTGATATATTTCATACAGAAATTTCCTTTTATAGAAGAAGTAAAGGGATTTTAAAGATTAAAATAGGTATTTACCATAGAATAAATAAAATCCCGTATCAACGATTAACAAGATGGCAATGACGATCAGAATGATATAAAAAACATTTTTAACTCCCTTTAGATTTCTGTTTTTGAATTTATCAACCCAATGAACCAGCTTATTCAGAAGATTGCATTGATTTGCAATATATACAATCACTGCCAAGCACTGACTGACTAAAAACCAAATGGTTAAAAGCAGAATGGAGATAAAAATATTATCTGTTTCGCCACTTATAAGCACCACCGCATAAAATGTAGGGTCTGTAAAAGAACTGATTGCAAATACAAAACCCGTAATAATATGTTTTAAAACATTTCCACTAACGGTTTCTTTTGTCTGATTTTCGGTTTGCTTTTTATCTATAAACAATTTTTTTGAAATCCATATCAGAATAAAAATAGAGATAGCAAATTCTAAAACTGCCCATAGGGGACTATCATCACTTGGCGTTACACTCTTTATAAAATCTATTGCAGCTACACCTAAAATCATAGCAAGCCCTACACCGACAAAAATGCTGAACCCTGCAAAAGACAAAAAAAATAAAGTGACTTTTGTTTTCTTTTCGTTGCGTAATCCCATAGATAAAAGATAAACTGCTGTTATGGGATCAATACCAAGAATGCCTAAACCGAAAGTACTGAGTATCTTGTGTATCATTATTTCTCTCCTTGTAATTTTTCAATTTTATGACGGAAAGAACTTAAATAATTTTCAATTAAGCGCAAAATCTCCCGTTGTTCTTGGATCGTCATTTCATCAAAAACCTCATTTTCAGCCTGTTCAATAGGCAAAATGTTTTCATTTATAAAATTTTGACCTTTAGAAGTCAAATAGATTTTCATTTCTCTACCATTTCCTTGATGAAATTCAATCAACCCATTTTGTTTTAATTTTTTTACAGAGGAGTTGACTGTTTGCTTGTTTAAACAAGTATATTTACAAATATCTGTCTGTGTATTACCGTTTCCCAAAATCAGCATTGCTTGTAATATAGAATACGCGCTATCGGATATACCTTGTTTGACAGCAATTTCGTGATACAGTTCATTTACTAACCGATTTAGACGGTCAAATTCCTGTAAAGTTTTATTTTGTTTATATTGCATGTTATCTCTCCTTCAAGTATGAAATCATACTTGAATTATAGTATGATTTCATACTCGTGTCAATGGATATATAGGAAATTTTATTTTCGTGTTACACACAATATGGCAATAAACTACCCCTTTATTCCTCTTGATTACCCCAAAACAGTAAAGAAAAAGTTCTGTCAAGAGCCTTGCCACCGTAGGTGGTGCTGCTTGCACTCTTAATCGGACTCTTTGTTTGCTGTATCTTCCATGAGAGGATAAAAGTTATTCGTCTTCATCTTCAAAATTCATATTTACAATGACCTTGCCTTGGCCGAATGGAGCATAAGGGTTAATGTGTTTGTTTCCCTCTGTGCTTTCTCCAAACATATCAAGGCTCTAAAACTCATCATAGTGGTCTAAAATCTTCTGAAATTTCAAATACTGGACATATTCTTTGATTGGGTAAAGGACGGACGCTGCGATGTCTTTGCCATTGATATATTCCGTGATATACTCCGTAACTGCTATAATTCATAGTCCAGCCATTCTTCCTCATTGTCAAAGTAGTTATCATAGTGCCCGTATTTTAATTCAGCGTTTAACCGTTCTTCCCCTCTGACGAACAGACAGACTTCTTTCTCTATATGAGAAGCAAATTTCCATGTGCGTGACAGCATTTCATTCGGTGTGACTTCTAACACAGCCATTATCTTTAGATACCGCAAAATCAGAGATTCAGCGTTTAATTGCATAGAAGTATTTACCATGATTTTAACCACGTTTGATAGGAAAAATATAAGAAGTCAGACCTTGTTATGCGAGGTTTACCACAAAAGCAAAATGCTCGAATAGCTTGTAAAATTGGGCTATTCGGACATTTGAGAAGATTTGAAAAGATAAGGGAAAAAGCATATATAATTTCATAATAAATACGCATTCCTTTTCCATAATAAAATACTTTGAAGACAACAGAAAAGCCATCCTGTATAAAAAAAGGGATGACTTTTCTTTTCAGGCTCTTCAGTAATCAGCATTATCTCTGTATACATGACTGTAGGTAATGTTTTAATTAACTAGGCCTTTTCCTGCATGAAGATGTGCTGATGAATGGCAATACTGTTTAAGATACACAGTAGAGATTGCTGTATTTGTATTTTTAAGTTGACAAGGTAATTCATGGAGCTGTACGGGATGGTTATAAAGTATGGTAAAATAAAAGGTGACAGGATACAATTTGGATACAAGAATTATGTATCATACAGAAAAGAGGTGATAGCATGCGGCTTCTGATTGTTGAGGATGAACGGGCCATCGCAGAGGTGATGATGCTGAATCTGAAAAGAGTCGGCTATGAATGCGAGTATGCGCAGGATGGGGAAATGGGGGTAGCAATGGTGGAGAAACAAAGCTATGATCTGGTTCTGCTGGATATTATGCTTCCGAAAATCAATGGCTATGAACTGATGGAATATCTTGCACAGCTGCAGATTCCGGTAATTTTTATCACGGCAAAGGGCAGTGTGCAGGACCGCGTAAAGGGTCTGCATATGGGAGCGGATGATTATCTTGTGAAACCGTTTGCGGTGGATGAGCTTACAGCAAGAGTGGAAAATGTGCTGCGTCGTTATCATAAAAGTATGCAGGATATCCATGTACTGGACGTCACGATTCATACAGCGACCCGTTTGGTGGAAAAGGAGAACCGCACCATCGCTTTGACAAAAAAAGAATATGAGCTGCTGCTGTATCTGGTTCAAAATAAAAATATCGCACTGTATCGGGATACGATGTATGAAAAGGTCTGGCATGAGGAGGAGTTTGAACAGACACGCACCCTGGATTTGCATATACAGCGTCTGCGCAAGAAACTGGATTGGCACAGGGTGATTCAGACCGTGTATAAAATCGGTTATATGCTGGAGGTGAAGGATGAAGTTCAGCGATAAGCTCACACTGAGCAGCACTGCAGTTATCGCGATTCTGTTTTCCACCGGCGCAACCTTTATGATGGTACAGAATCATGACCACCTTTTGCAATCCTATATATCCCGCAATATGCAGACGCACGATCTGGAATCCTTTTCTCTGGAATCCAAGCTGACACAGGATGCCACATCCAATCTGACCTCCTTTGGGAGTGATGAAAAGGCAATAAGAAGCCGCTCAATGTATTATCTTCAGCAGGTTGCCAGTCATATGAACCAGCCGCAAACCCAGTATGCTTTGCTGGATACAAAGCATACCGTGCTGTATGCGACAGGGGAGAAAAAGCTGTTTGAAGAGCATTCGCTGAATGACCCGCAGACCTATCGCATTGTCTCCTATAACGATTCCCGTATCATGCTGGTCAGCAGTCAGATCACCGTTGGGAAATTCACCTACCTTTTGGAAAGCGGTTATGATATCACATCCTGCTTTCAGGAGCGAAACCGGCAGTTTCAAACCTTTTTTCTCACACTGCTGTGCGTCCTGCTGTTCTCCTTTCTGCTGCTGAAGCGGCTGTCCGTCTATCTCAGCAAACCGATTCTGAAGCTGCATGAGGCAAGCCGCCGCATCGCATCCGGGAATTATGAGGAACGCACCAGTATCCAGAGTGATGATGAAATCGGAGAGCTGAGCCGCAGCTTTGATGAGATGGCAAAAGCGACCCAGCAGACCATTCAACAGCTGGAGGTAAACCTTGCACAGCGGGAGGATTTTATGAGCAATTTTGCCCATGAAATCAAGACACCGATGACGGCGATTCTCGGGTTTGCGGACACCTTGCGCACGTATGACTGTGATGTGGACACAAAGAAAAAATGTGCGGATTATATTTATACAGAGGGCAAGCGTCTGGAAAAACTGTCCTATACCCTGATGGATCTTCTATCCCTGAGCGGAAAGGACATACAGCTGCAGCCCGTTTCTATTGCCAGTGTGGTGAAGCAGCTGCGCCAATATTACGATGCTGTTTCCATTACGGATCGGCTTTGCTTCCATTGTGCTTCCTGTACGGTGTATGCGCTGGAGGAGCTACTCTTCAGTGCCCTGCGCAATCTGATCGATAATGCCATCAAGGCATCCGACGCCGATCAGGAAATATTAGTAAAGGGAGAGCTGTGCGGGAAGAGCTATCGCATATCGGTAACGGATCATGGAATTGGTATGCGGAAAGATGATATCCAGCAGGCATCCCAGCCGTTTTATATGGCGGATAAGTCAAGAGCCCGGCAACAGGGCGGTGCAGGTCTTGGCCTGAGTATCGTCAAGCGAATCTGCGATCTGCATGGCAGTCCCCTGCTGATTACCAGTAAACTGCATGAGGGAACGGTTGTTGCGATGCTGCTGGAGGTGATCGATCATGAAAACTAGAATTGCATTTGCCTTGTGTCTGGGCGTTTGCAGTCTGTCTGTATTGCTGCCGCTGGGTATCTTTTACATCCAGGACAGCGTTGCAGTGGATAAGGATATCGTGTGGCAGTCATCCACGGAGGATATCGCCAAAAACTATCCGGTTGTCTCCAGAGTATATGCCAATTTCT
This region includes:
- a CDS encoding response regulator transcription factor is translated as MRLLIVEDERAIAEVMMLNLKRVGYECEYAQDGEMGVAMVEKQSYDLVLLDIMLPKINGYELMEYLAQLQIPVIFITAKGSVQDRVKGLHMGADDYLVKPFAVDELTARVENVLRRYHKSMQDIHVLDVTIHTATRLVEKENRTIALTKKEYELLLYLVQNKNIALYRDTMYEKVWHEEEFEQTRTLDLHIQRLRKKLDWHRVIQTVYKIGYMLEVKDEVQR
- a CDS encoding winged helix DNA-binding protein, with protein sequence MQYKQNKTLQEFDRLNRLVNELYHEIAVKQGISDSAYSILQAMLILGNGNTQTDICKYTCLNKQTVNSSVKKLKQNGLIEFHQGNGREMKIYLTSKGQNFINENILPIEQAENEVFDEMTIQEQREILRLIENYLSSFRHKIEKLQGEK
- a CDS encoding HAMP domain-containing histidine kinase, which encodes MKFSDKLTLSSTAVIAILFSTGATFMMVQNHDHLLQSYISRNMQTHDLESFSLESKLTQDATSNLTSFGSDEKAIRSRSMYYLQQVASHMNQPQTQYALLDTKHTVLYATGEKKLFEEHSLNDPQTYRIVSYNDSRIMLVSSQITVGKFTYLLESGYDITSCFQERNRQFQTFFLTLLCVLLFSFLLLKRLSVYLSKPILKLHEASRRIASGNYEERTSIQSDDEIGELSRSFDEMAKATQQTIQQLEVNLAQREDFMSNFAHEIKTPMTAILGFADTLRTYDCDVDTKKKCADYIYTEGKRLEKLSYTLMDLLSLSGKDIQLQPVSIASVVKQLRQYYDAVSITDRLCFHCASCTVYALEELLFSALRNLIDNAIKASDADQEILVKGELCGKSYRISVTDHGIGMRKDDIQQASQPFYMADKSRARQQGGAGLGLSIVKRICDLHGSPLLITSKLHEGTVVAMLLEVIDHEN